A DNA window from Corvus cornix cornix isolate S_Up_H32 chromosome 13, ASM73873v5, whole genome shotgun sequence contains the following coding sequences:
- the ABLIM3 gene encoding actin-binding LIM protein 3 isoform X5, translating to MSTSTVPYQQNPYTPGSGSSVIQCYRCGDTCKGEVVRVQSNHFHIRCFTCQVCGCDLAQSGFFFKNQEYICTHDYQQLYGTRCDSCGDFITGEVISALGRTYHPKCFVCSTCRKPFPIGDKVTFSGKDCVCQNCSHSLLSTKPIKIHGPSHCAGCKEEIKQGQSLLALEKQWHVSCFKCQTCGIILTGEYISKDGIPYCESDYHAQFGIKCETCDRYISGRVLEAGGKHYHPTCARCVRCHQMFTEGEEMYLTGSEVWHPICKQAARAEKKLKHRRTSETSISPPGSSIGSPNRVICAKVDNEILNYKDLAALPKIKAIYEVQRPDLISYEPYHRYTSDETLERYSYGESLGTLSPYSQDIFESFDTRQRRASSPGYIDSPTYSRQGMSPTIPRSPHHFYRSAAGESNIYRKPPIYKRHATKSKTSEDIAQSSKYSPAYSPDPYYHSESEYWSFQGSPKAPRARRFSSGGEEDGYDRGMHKIQSGIGRLILREEMKARSNSYADPWTPPRSSASSREALHTAGYEGSLNGSPRTHYLADSDPLISKSASLPAYRRNGLHRPPSAELFHYDSTNAVNWGMREYKIYPYELLLVKTRGRNQLPKDVDRTRLEAGDALRPPAWPWKVPSSGPASHVSSEAPVPGGILPDLRDDHGRVRPPGAVEEERAEEAGPAVLNAVHYKYIHTYKYIHREISIWQLCMILGAVRGTGALSAPLRVNWSLADRWMLCVSFPSPDCCIDSWVLPRLGVCHCCPTGTQGQGEDFPAAAMVPEAGREQGLGWEVG from the exons TGTGTGGCTGCGACCTGGCCCAGTCGGGTTTCTTCTTTAAGAACCAGGAGTACATCTGCACCCACGACTACCAGCAGCTCTACGGGACCCGCTGTGACAGCTGTGGGGACTTCATCACCGGCGAGGTCatctctgccctgggcaggacCTACCACCCCAAGTGCTTTgtctgcagcacctgcag GAAGCCGTTCCCCATCGGAGACAAGGTCACATTCAGCGGGAAGGACTGCGTCTGCCAGAACTGCTCCCACTCCCTCCTCAGCACCAAGCCCATCAAGATCCACGGGCCCAGCC ACTGCGCCGGCTGCAAGGAGGAGATCAAGCAGGGCCAGTCCCTGCTGGCCCTGGAGAAGCAGTGGCACGTCAGCTGCTTCAAGTGCCAAACGTGCGGCATCATCCTCACCGGCGAGTACATCAGCAA GGATGGCATCCCGTACTGCGAGTCCGACTACCACGCCCAGTTCGGCATCAAGTGCGAGACCTGTGACCGCTACATCAGCGGCCGTGTCCTGGAG gcaggagggaagcacTACCACCCCACCTGTGCCAGATGTGTGCGCTGCCACCAGATGTtcacagagggagaggagatgTACCTGACAG GCTCTGAAGTGTGGCACCCCATCTGCAAgcaggcagccagagcagagaagaagctgaag cacaGAAGGACGTCGGAAACCTCAATCTCCCCCCCTGGCTCCAGCATCGGCTCCCCAAACCGTGTCATCTGC GCTAAAGTGGATAATGAGATCCTTAATTACAAAGAcctggcagctcttcccaagaTTAAAGCCATCTATGAAGTGCAGCGTCCTGACCTCATTTCCTACGAGCCCTATCACAGATACACATCGGATGAGACGCTGGAGAGATATAGCTATGGGGAG tcCCTGGGGACCCTCTCCCCGTACTCACAG GACATCTTCGAGAGCTTTGACACGCGGCAGAGACGAGCCTCCAGCCCCGGCTACATCGACTCCCCCACCTACAGCCGCCAGGGCATGTCCCCCACCATCCCCAGGTCCCCCCACCATTTCTATCGCTCAG CCGCTGGCGAGAGTAACATCTACAGGAAGCCCCCCATCTACAAGCGCCACG ccacaaaaagcaaaaccagcgAGGACATCGCACAGTCATCCAAGTACAGCCCTGCCTACTCCCCGGACCCCTACTACCACTCCGAGTCGGAGTACTGGTCCTTCCAAGGCTCACCCAAAG CTCCCCGGGCCCGGAGGTTCTCGTCAGGTGGTGAAGAGGATGGGTACGACCGGGGCATGCACAAG ATCCAGAGTGGCATCGGGAGGCTGAtcctgagggaggagatgaaGGCTCGCTCCAACTCCTACGCAGACCCCTGGACACCCCCTcgcagctcagccagcagcagagaggccCTGCACACCGCGGGCTACGAGGGCTCCCTCAACGGCT CTCCCCGAACCCACTACCTGGCTGACAGCG ATCCCCTCATTTCTAAGTCGGCCTCCCTCCCTGCCTACAGGAGGAATGGGCTGCACAGG CCTCCCAGCGCGGAGCTTTTCCACTACGACAGCACCAATGCCGTCAACTGGGGGATGCGAG agTACAAG ATTTACCCCTACGAGCTGCTCCTGGTGAAGACGAGGGGGAGGAACCAGCTGCCCAAAGATGTGGACAGGACTCGGTTAGAG gcaggggatGCCCTCAGACCCCCAGCTTGGCCCTGGAAGGTGCCCAGCTCTGGCCCAGCCTCCCATGTCTCCTCAGAGGCACCTGTCCCAGGAGGAATTCTACCAGATCTTCGGGATGACCATGGCCGAGTTCGACCGCCTGGCGCTGTGGAAGAGGAACGAGCTGAAGAAGCAGGCCCGGCTGTTTTAAATGCAGTGCactataaatatatacatacctataaatatatacatagaGAGATCTCTATATGGCAGCTCTGTATGATTCTCGGGGCTGTACGGGGCACAGGGGCCCTCTCTGCACCCCTGAGAGTGAATTGGAGTCTCGCAGATCGTTGGATGCtctgtgtttcctttccttctcctgatTGCTGTATCGATTCCTGGGTTCTCCCCAGACTTGGTGTCTGTCACTGCTGCCCCACAGGGACACAAGGGCAGGGGGAggattttcctgctgcagccatggTGCCTgaggcaggcagagagcagggttTGGGATGGGAGGTGGGATAG
- the ABLIM3 gene encoding actin-binding LIM protein 3 isoform X3: MSTSTVPYQQNPYTPGSGSSVIQCYRCGDTCKGEVVRVQSNHFHIRCFTCQVCGCDLAQSGFFFKNQEYICTHDYQQLYGTRCDSCGDFITGEVISALGRTYHPKCFVCSTCRKPFPIGDKVTFSGKDCVCQNCSHSLLSTKPIKIHGPSHCAGCKEEIKQGQSLLALEKQWHVSCFKCQTCGIILTGEYISKDGIPYCESDYHAQFGIKCETCDRYISGRVLEAGGKHYHPTCARCVRCHQMFTEGEEMYLTGSEVWHPICKQAARAEKKLKHRRTSETSISPPGSSIGSPNRVICAKVDNEILNYKDLAALPKIKAIYEVQRPDLISYEPYHRYTSDETLERYSYGESLGTLSPYSQDIFESFDTRQRRASSPGYIDSPTYSRQGMSPTIPRSPHHFYRSGTESGRSSPYYSQLDVRSSTPTSYQAPKHFHIPAAGESNIYRKPPIYKRHATKSKTSEDIAQSSKYSPAYSPDPYYHSESEYWSFQGSPKAPRARRFSSGGEEDGYDRGMHKIQSGIGRLILREEMKARSNSYADPWTPPRSSASSREALHTAGYEGSLNGSPRTHYLADSDPLISKSASLPAYRRNGLHRPPSAELFHYDSTNAVNWGMREYKIYPYELLLVKTRGRNQLPKDVDRTRLEAGDALRPPAWPWKVPSSGPASHVSSEAPVPGGILPDLRDDHGRVRPPGAVEEERAEEAGPAVLNAVHYKYIHTYKYIHREISIWQLCMILGAVRGTGALSAPLRVNWSLADRWMLCVSFPSPDCCIDSWVLPRLGVCHCCPTGTQGQGEDFPAAAMVPEAGREQGLGWEVG; this comes from the exons TGTGTGGCTGCGACCTGGCCCAGTCGGGTTTCTTCTTTAAGAACCAGGAGTACATCTGCACCCACGACTACCAGCAGCTCTACGGGACCCGCTGTGACAGCTGTGGGGACTTCATCACCGGCGAGGTCatctctgccctgggcaggacCTACCACCCCAAGTGCTTTgtctgcagcacctgcag GAAGCCGTTCCCCATCGGAGACAAGGTCACATTCAGCGGGAAGGACTGCGTCTGCCAGAACTGCTCCCACTCCCTCCTCAGCACCAAGCCCATCAAGATCCACGGGCCCAGCC ACTGCGCCGGCTGCAAGGAGGAGATCAAGCAGGGCCAGTCCCTGCTGGCCCTGGAGAAGCAGTGGCACGTCAGCTGCTTCAAGTGCCAAACGTGCGGCATCATCCTCACCGGCGAGTACATCAGCAA GGATGGCATCCCGTACTGCGAGTCCGACTACCACGCCCAGTTCGGCATCAAGTGCGAGACCTGTGACCGCTACATCAGCGGCCGTGTCCTGGAG gcaggagggaagcacTACCACCCCACCTGTGCCAGATGTGTGCGCTGCCACCAGATGTtcacagagggagaggagatgTACCTGACAG GCTCTGAAGTGTGGCACCCCATCTGCAAgcaggcagccagagcagagaagaagctgaag cacaGAAGGACGTCGGAAACCTCAATCTCCCCCCCTGGCTCCAGCATCGGCTCCCCAAACCGTGTCATCTGC GCTAAAGTGGATAATGAGATCCTTAATTACAAAGAcctggcagctcttcccaagaTTAAAGCCATCTATGAAGTGCAGCGTCCTGACCTCATTTCCTACGAGCCCTATCACAGATACACATCGGATGAGACGCTGGAGAGATATAGCTATGGGGAG tcCCTGGGGACCCTCTCCCCGTACTCACAG GACATCTTCGAGAGCTTTGACACGCGGCAGAGACGAGCCTCCAGCCCCGGCTACATCGACTCCCCCACCTACAGCCGCCAGGGCATGTCCCCCACCATCCCCAGGTCCCCCCACCATTTCTATCGCTCAG GCACCGAGAGCGGGCGCAGCTCCCCCTACTATAGCCAGTTAGATGTGAGGTCCTCCACTCCAACCTCATACCAAGCGCCCAAGCATTTCCACATCCCAG CCGCTGGCGAGAGTAACATCTACAGGAAGCCCCCCATCTACAAGCGCCACG ccacaaaaagcaaaaccagcgAGGACATCGCACAGTCATCCAAGTACAGCCCTGCCTACTCCCCGGACCCCTACTACCACTCCGAGTCGGAGTACTGGTCCTTCCAAGGCTCACCCAAAG CTCCCCGGGCCCGGAGGTTCTCGTCAGGTGGTGAAGAGGATGGGTACGACCGGGGCATGCACAAG ATCCAGAGTGGCATCGGGAGGCTGAtcctgagggaggagatgaaGGCTCGCTCCAACTCCTACGCAGACCCCTGGACACCCCCTcgcagctcagccagcagcagagaggccCTGCACACCGCGGGCTACGAGGGCTCCCTCAACGGCT CTCCCCGAACCCACTACCTGGCTGACAGCG ATCCCCTCATTTCTAAGTCGGCCTCCCTCCCTGCCTACAGGAGGAATGGGCTGCACAGG CCTCCCAGCGCGGAGCTTTTCCACTACGACAGCACCAATGCCGTCAACTGGGGGATGCGAG agTACAAG ATTTACCCCTACGAGCTGCTCCTGGTGAAGACGAGGGGGAGGAACCAGCTGCCCAAAGATGTGGACAGGACTCGGTTAGAG gcaggggatGCCCTCAGACCCCCAGCTTGGCCCTGGAAGGTGCCCAGCTCTGGCCCAGCCTCCCATGTCTCCTCAGAGGCACCTGTCCCAGGAGGAATTCTACCAGATCTTCGGGATGACCATGGCCGAGTTCGACCGCCTGGCGCTGTGGAAGAGGAACGAGCTGAAGAAGCAGGCCCGGCTGTTTTAAATGCAGTGCactataaatatatacatacctataaatatatacatagaGAGATCTCTATATGGCAGCTCTGTATGATTCTCGGGGCTGTACGGGGCACAGGGGCCCTCTCTGCACCCCTGAGAGTGAATTGGAGTCTCGCAGATCGTTGGATGCtctgtgtttcctttccttctcctgatTGCTGTATCGATTCCTGGGTTCTCCCCAGACTTGGTGTCTGTCACTGCTGCCCCACAGGGACACAAGGGCAGGGGGAggattttcctgctgcagccatggTGCCTgaggcaggcagagagcagggttTGGGATGGGAGGTGGGATAG
- the ABLIM3 gene encoding actin-binding LIM protein 3 isoform X1, with protein sequence MSTSTVPYQQNPYTPGSGSSVIQCYRCGDTCKGEVVRVQSNHFHIRCFTCQVCGCDLAQSGFFFKNQEYICTHDYQQLYGTRCDSCGDFITGEVISALGRTYHPKCFVCSTCRKPFPIGDKVTFSGKDCVCQNCSHSLLSTKPIKIHGPSHCAGCKEEIKQGQSLLALEKQWHVSCFKCQTCGIILTGEYISKDGIPYCESDYHAQFGIKCETCDRYISGRVLEAGGKHYHPTCARCVRCHQMFTEGEEMYLTGSEVWHPICKQAARAEKKLKHRRTSETSISPPGSSIGSPNRVICAKVDNEILNYKDLAALPKIKAIYEVQRPDLISYEPYHRYTSDETLERYSYGESLGTLSPYSQDIFESFDTRQRRASSPGYIDSPTYSRQGMSPTIPRSPHHFYRSGTESGRSSPYYSQLDVRSSTPTSYQAPKHFHIPAAGESNIYRKPPIYKRHDNPSAATKSKTSEDIAQSSKYSPAYSPDPYYHSESEYWSFQGSPKAPRARRFSSGGEEDGYDRGMHKIQSGIGRLILREEMKARSNSYADPWTPPRSSASSREALHTAGYEGSLNGSPRTHYLADSDPLISKSASLPAYRRNGLHRPPSAELFHYDSTNAVNWGMREYKIYPYELLLVKTRGRNQLPKDVDRTRLEAGDALRPPAWPWKVPSSGPASHVSSEAPVPGGILPDLRDDHGRVRPPGAVEEERAEEAGPAVLNAVHYKYIHTYKYIHREISIWQLCMILGAVRGTGALSAPLRVNWSLADRWMLCVSFPSPDCCIDSWVLPRLGVCHCCPTGTQGQGEDFPAAAMVPEAGREQGLGWEVG encoded by the exons TGTGTGGCTGCGACCTGGCCCAGTCGGGTTTCTTCTTTAAGAACCAGGAGTACATCTGCACCCACGACTACCAGCAGCTCTACGGGACCCGCTGTGACAGCTGTGGGGACTTCATCACCGGCGAGGTCatctctgccctgggcaggacCTACCACCCCAAGTGCTTTgtctgcagcacctgcag GAAGCCGTTCCCCATCGGAGACAAGGTCACATTCAGCGGGAAGGACTGCGTCTGCCAGAACTGCTCCCACTCCCTCCTCAGCACCAAGCCCATCAAGATCCACGGGCCCAGCC ACTGCGCCGGCTGCAAGGAGGAGATCAAGCAGGGCCAGTCCCTGCTGGCCCTGGAGAAGCAGTGGCACGTCAGCTGCTTCAAGTGCCAAACGTGCGGCATCATCCTCACCGGCGAGTACATCAGCAA GGATGGCATCCCGTACTGCGAGTCCGACTACCACGCCCAGTTCGGCATCAAGTGCGAGACCTGTGACCGCTACATCAGCGGCCGTGTCCTGGAG gcaggagggaagcacTACCACCCCACCTGTGCCAGATGTGTGCGCTGCCACCAGATGTtcacagagggagaggagatgTACCTGACAG GCTCTGAAGTGTGGCACCCCATCTGCAAgcaggcagccagagcagagaagaagctgaag cacaGAAGGACGTCGGAAACCTCAATCTCCCCCCCTGGCTCCAGCATCGGCTCCCCAAACCGTGTCATCTGC GCTAAAGTGGATAATGAGATCCTTAATTACAAAGAcctggcagctcttcccaagaTTAAAGCCATCTATGAAGTGCAGCGTCCTGACCTCATTTCCTACGAGCCCTATCACAGATACACATCGGATGAGACGCTGGAGAGATATAGCTATGGGGAG tcCCTGGGGACCCTCTCCCCGTACTCACAG GACATCTTCGAGAGCTTTGACACGCGGCAGAGACGAGCCTCCAGCCCCGGCTACATCGACTCCCCCACCTACAGCCGCCAGGGCATGTCCCCCACCATCCCCAGGTCCCCCCACCATTTCTATCGCTCAG GCACCGAGAGCGGGCGCAGCTCCCCCTACTATAGCCAGTTAGATGTGAGGTCCTCCACTCCAACCTCATACCAAGCGCCCAAGCATTTCCACATCCCAG CCGCTGGCGAGAGTAACATCTACAGGAAGCCCCCCATCTACAAGCGCCACG ACAACCCCTCCGCAGccacaaaaagcaaaaccagcgAGGACATCGCACAGTCATCCAAGTACAGCCCTGCCTACTCCCCGGACCCCTACTACCACTCCGAGTCGGAGTACTGGTCCTTCCAAGGCTCACCCAAAG CTCCCCGGGCCCGGAGGTTCTCGTCAGGTGGTGAAGAGGATGGGTACGACCGGGGCATGCACAAG ATCCAGAGTGGCATCGGGAGGCTGAtcctgagggaggagatgaaGGCTCGCTCCAACTCCTACGCAGACCCCTGGACACCCCCTcgcagctcagccagcagcagagaggccCTGCACACCGCGGGCTACGAGGGCTCCCTCAACGGCT CTCCCCGAACCCACTACCTGGCTGACAGCG ATCCCCTCATTTCTAAGTCGGCCTCCCTCCCTGCCTACAGGAGGAATGGGCTGCACAGG CCTCCCAGCGCGGAGCTTTTCCACTACGACAGCACCAATGCCGTCAACTGGGGGATGCGAG agTACAAG ATTTACCCCTACGAGCTGCTCCTGGTGAAGACGAGGGGGAGGAACCAGCTGCCCAAAGATGTGGACAGGACTCGGTTAGAG gcaggggatGCCCTCAGACCCCCAGCTTGGCCCTGGAAGGTGCCCAGCTCTGGCCCAGCCTCCCATGTCTCCTCAGAGGCACCTGTCCCAGGAGGAATTCTACCAGATCTTCGGGATGACCATGGCCGAGTTCGACCGCCTGGCGCTGTGGAAGAGGAACGAGCTGAAGAAGCAGGCCCGGCTGTTTTAAATGCAGTGCactataaatatatacatacctataaatatatacatagaGAGATCTCTATATGGCAGCTCTGTATGATTCTCGGGGCTGTACGGGGCACAGGGGCCCTCTCTGCACCCCTGAGAGTGAATTGGAGTCTCGCAGATCGTTGGATGCtctgtgtttcctttccttctcctgatTGCTGTATCGATTCCTGGGTTCTCCCCAGACTTGGTGTCTGTCACTGCTGCCCCACAGGGACACAAGGGCAGGGGGAggattttcctgctgcagccatggTGCCTgaggcaggcagagagcagggttTGGGATGGGAGGTGGGATAG
- the ABLIM3 gene encoding actin-binding LIM protein 3 isoform X8 — protein MSTSTVPYQQNPYTPGSGSSVIQCYRCGDTCKGEVVRVQSNHFHIRCFTCQVCGCDLAQSGFFFKNQEYICTHDYQQLYGTRCDSCGDFITGEVISALGRTYHPKCFVCSTCRKPFPIGDKVTFSGKDCVCQNCSHSLLSTKPIKIHGPSHCAGCKEEIKQGQSLLALEKQWHVSCFKCQTCGIILTGEYISKDGIPYCESDYHAQFGIKCETCDRYISGRVLEAGGKHYHPTCARCVRCHQMFTEGEEMYLTGSEVWHPICKQAARAEKKLKHRRTSETSISPPGSSIGSPNRVICAKVDNEILNYKDLAALPKIKAIYEVQRPDLISYEPYHRYTSDETLERYSYGESLGTLSPYSQDIFESFDTRQRRASSPGYIDSPTYSRQGMSPTIPRSPHHFYRSGTESGRSSPYYSQLDVRSSTPTSYQAPKHFHIPAAGESNIYRKPPIYKRHDNPSAATKSKTSEDIAQSSKYSPAYSPDPYYHSESEYWSFQGSPKAPRARRFSSGGEEDGYDRGMHKIQSGIGRLILREEMKARSNSYADPWTPPRSSASSREALHTAGYEGSLNGSPRTHYLADSDPLISKSASLPAYRRNGLHRPPSAELFHYDSTNAVNWGMREYKIYPYELLLVKTRGRNQLPKDVDRTRLERHLSQEEFYQIFGMTMAEFDRLALWKRNELKKQARLF, from the exons TGTGTGGCTGCGACCTGGCCCAGTCGGGTTTCTTCTTTAAGAACCAGGAGTACATCTGCACCCACGACTACCAGCAGCTCTACGGGACCCGCTGTGACAGCTGTGGGGACTTCATCACCGGCGAGGTCatctctgccctgggcaggacCTACCACCCCAAGTGCTTTgtctgcagcacctgcag GAAGCCGTTCCCCATCGGAGACAAGGTCACATTCAGCGGGAAGGACTGCGTCTGCCAGAACTGCTCCCACTCCCTCCTCAGCACCAAGCCCATCAAGATCCACGGGCCCAGCC ACTGCGCCGGCTGCAAGGAGGAGATCAAGCAGGGCCAGTCCCTGCTGGCCCTGGAGAAGCAGTGGCACGTCAGCTGCTTCAAGTGCCAAACGTGCGGCATCATCCTCACCGGCGAGTACATCAGCAA GGATGGCATCCCGTACTGCGAGTCCGACTACCACGCCCAGTTCGGCATCAAGTGCGAGACCTGTGACCGCTACATCAGCGGCCGTGTCCTGGAG gcaggagggaagcacTACCACCCCACCTGTGCCAGATGTGTGCGCTGCCACCAGATGTtcacagagggagaggagatgTACCTGACAG GCTCTGAAGTGTGGCACCCCATCTGCAAgcaggcagccagagcagagaagaagctgaag cacaGAAGGACGTCGGAAACCTCAATCTCCCCCCCTGGCTCCAGCATCGGCTCCCCAAACCGTGTCATCTGC GCTAAAGTGGATAATGAGATCCTTAATTACAAAGAcctggcagctcttcccaagaTTAAAGCCATCTATGAAGTGCAGCGTCCTGACCTCATTTCCTACGAGCCCTATCACAGATACACATCGGATGAGACGCTGGAGAGATATAGCTATGGGGAG tcCCTGGGGACCCTCTCCCCGTACTCACAG GACATCTTCGAGAGCTTTGACACGCGGCAGAGACGAGCCTCCAGCCCCGGCTACATCGACTCCCCCACCTACAGCCGCCAGGGCATGTCCCCCACCATCCCCAGGTCCCCCCACCATTTCTATCGCTCAG GCACCGAGAGCGGGCGCAGCTCCCCCTACTATAGCCAGTTAGATGTGAGGTCCTCCACTCCAACCTCATACCAAGCGCCCAAGCATTTCCACATCCCAG CCGCTGGCGAGAGTAACATCTACAGGAAGCCCCCCATCTACAAGCGCCACG ACAACCCCTCCGCAGccacaaaaagcaaaaccagcgAGGACATCGCACAGTCATCCAAGTACAGCCCTGCCTACTCCCCGGACCCCTACTACCACTCCGAGTCGGAGTACTGGTCCTTCCAAGGCTCACCCAAAG CTCCCCGGGCCCGGAGGTTCTCGTCAGGTGGTGAAGAGGATGGGTACGACCGGGGCATGCACAAG ATCCAGAGTGGCATCGGGAGGCTGAtcctgagggaggagatgaaGGCTCGCTCCAACTCCTACGCAGACCCCTGGACACCCCCTcgcagctcagccagcagcagagaggccCTGCACACCGCGGGCTACGAGGGCTCCCTCAACGGCT CTCCCCGAACCCACTACCTGGCTGACAGCG ATCCCCTCATTTCTAAGTCGGCCTCCCTCCCTGCCTACAGGAGGAATGGGCTGCACAGG CCTCCCAGCGCGGAGCTTTTCCACTACGACAGCACCAATGCCGTCAACTGGGGGATGCGAG agTACAAG ATTTACCCCTACGAGCTGCTCCTGGTGAAGACGAGGGGGAGGAACCAGCTGCCCAAAGATGTGGACAGGACTCGGTTAGAG AGGCACCTGTCCCAGGAGGAATTCTACCAGATCTTCGGGATGACCATGGCCGAGTTCGACCGCCTGGCGCTGTGGAAGAGGAACGAGCTGAAGAAGCAGGCCCGGCTGTTTTAA
- the ABLIM3 gene encoding actin-binding LIM protein 3 isoform X9, which yields MSTSTVPYQQNPYTPGSGSSVIQCYRCGDTCKGEVVRVQSNHFHIRCFTCQVCGCDLAQSGFFFKNQEYICTHDYQQLYGTRCDSCGDFITGEVISALGRTYHPKCFVCSTCRKPFPIGDKVTFSGKDCVCQNCSHSLLSTKPIKIHGPSHCAGCKEEIKQGQSLLALEKQWHVSCFKCQTCGIILTGEYISKDGIPYCESDYHAQFGIKCETCDRYISGRVLEAGGKHYHPTCARCVRCHQMFTEGEEMYLTGSEVWHPICKQAARAEKKLKHRRTSETSISPPGSSIGSPNRVICAKVDNEILNYKDLAALPKIKAIYEVQRPDLISYEPYHRYTSDETLERYSYGESLGTLSPYSQDIFESFDTRQRRASSPGYIDSPTYSRQGMSPTIPRSPHHFYRSAAGESNIYRKPPIYKRHDNPSAATKSKTSEDIAQSSKYSPAYSPDPYYHSESEYWSFQGSPKAPRARRFSSGGEEDGYDRGMHKIQSGIGRLILREEMKARSNSYADPWTPPRSSASSREALHTAGYEGSLNGSPRTHYLADSDPLISKSASLPAYRRNGLHRPPSAELFHYDSTNAVNWGMREYKIYPYELLLVKTRGRNQLPKDVDRTRLERHLSQEEFYQIFGMTMAEFDRLALWKRNELKKQARLF from the exons TGTGTGGCTGCGACCTGGCCCAGTCGGGTTTCTTCTTTAAGAACCAGGAGTACATCTGCACCCACGACTACCAGCAGCTCTACGGGACCCGCTGTGACAGCTGTGGGGACTTCATCACCGGCGAGGTCatctctgccctgggcaggacCTACCACCCCAAGTGCTTTgtctgcagcacctgcag GAAGCCGTTCCCCATCGGAGACAAGGTCACATTCAGCGGGAAGGACTGCGTCTGCCAGAACTGCTCCCACTCCCTCCTCAGCACCAAGCCCATCAAGATCCACGGGCCCAGCC ACTGCGCCGGCTGCAAGGAGGAGATCAAGCAGGGCCAGTCCCTGCTGGCCCTGGAGAAGCAGTGGCACGTCAGCTGCTTCAAGTGCCAAACGTGCGGCATCATCCTCACCGGCGAGTACATCAGCAA GGATGGCATCCCGTACTGCGAGTCCGACTACCACGCCCAGTTCGGCATCAAGTGCGAGACCTGTGACCGCTACATCAGCGGCCGTGTCCTGGAG gcaggagggaagcacTACCACCCCACCTGTGCCAGATGTGTGCGCTGCCACCAGATGTtcacagagggagaggagatgTACCTGACAG GCTCTGAAGTGTGGCACCCCATCTGCAAgcaggcagccagagcagagaagaagctgaag cacaGAAGGACGTCGGAAACCTCAATCTCCCCCCCTGGCTCCAGCATCGGCTCCCCAAACCGTGTCATCTGC GCTAAAGTGGATAATGAGATCCTTAATTACAAAGAcctggcagctcttcccaagaTTAAAGCCATCTATGAAGTGCAGCGTCCTGACCTCATTTCCTACGAGCCCTATCACAGATACACATCGGATGAGACGCTGGAGAGATATAGCTATGGGGAG tcCCTGGGGACCCTCTCCCCGTACTCACAG GACATCTTCGAGAGCTTTGACACGCGGCAGAGACGAGCCTCCAGCCCCGGCTACATCGACTCCCCCACCTACAGCCGCCAGGGCATGTCCCCCACCATCCCCAGGTCCCCCCACCATTTCTATCGCTCAG CCGCTGGCGAGAGTAACATCTACAGGAAGCCCCCCATCTACAAGCGCCACG ACAACCCCTCCGCAGccacaaaaagcaaaaccagcgAGGACATCGCACAGTCATCCAAGTACAGCCCTGCCTACTCCCCGGACCCCTACTACCACTCCGAGTCGGAGTACTGGTCCTTCCAAGGCTCACCCAAAG CTCCCCGGGCCCGGAGGTTCTCGTCAGGTGGTGAAGAGGATGGGTACGACCGGGGCATGCACAAG ATCCAGAGTGGCATCGGGAGGCTGAtcctgagggaggagatgaaGGCTCGCTCCAACTCCTACGCAGACCCCTGGACACCCCCTcgcagctcagccagcagcagagaggccCTGCACACCGCGGGCTACGAGGGCTCCCTCAACGGCT CTCCCCGAACCCACTACCTGGCTGACAGCG ATCCCCTCATTTCTAAGTCGGCCTCCCTCCCTGCCTACAGGAGGAATGGGCTGCACAGG CCTCCCAGCGCGGAGCTTTTCCACTACGACAGCACCAATGCCGTCAACTGGGGGATGCGAG agTACAAG ATTTACCCCTACGAGCTGCTCCTGGTGAAGACGAGGGGGAGGAACCAGCTGCCCAAAGATGTGGACAGGACTCGGTTAGAG AGGCACCTGTCCCAGGAGGAATTCTACCAGATCTTCGGGATGACCATGGCCGAGTTCGACCGCCTGGCGCTGTGGAAGAGGAACGAGCTGAAGAAGCAGGCCCGGCTGTTTTAA